The following are from one region of the Streptomyces changanensis genome:
- a CDS encoding AAA family ATPase, producing the protein MTTYDDRASLADLTTTAERVRRSVEGVIEGKPEVVRLSLTVLLAEGHLLIEDVPGVGKTMLAKALARSIDCSVRRVQFTPDLLPSDITGVSVYDQQRREFEFKPGAIFAQIVIGDEINRASPKTQSALLESLEERQVTVDGHSYELPSPFMVVATQNPVEMEGTYPLPEAQRDRFMARVSIGYPSAEAELRMLDTHGAVSPLDDLRPVAHAHDVLQLIDTVRGVHVSDAVRRYAVDLVGATRVHPDLRLGASPRATLHLLRAAKATAALDGREYALPDDLQALAVPVLAHRLLPTAQAQLNRRTAEQVVLDILQRTPVPAVAQQPVGDAFFGGQRQPGLRRL; encoded by the coding sequence GTGACGACCTATGACGATCGAGCGAGCCTCGCGGATCTGACCACCACAGCGGAGCGTGTCCGCCGGTCGGTGGAGGGTGTGATCGAGGGCAAGCCGGAGGTCGTACGGCTCTCGCTGACCGTACTGCTGGCCGAGGGGCACCTCCTGATCGAGGATGTGCCGGGCGTCGGGAAGACGATGCTCGCGAAGGCGCTGGCGCGGTCCATCGACTGCTCGGTGCGGCGCGTACAGTTCACGCCCGACCTGCTGCCGTCGGACATCACGGGCGTGTCCGTCTACGACCAGCAGCGGCGCGAGTTCGAGTTCAAGCCGGGCGCGATCTTCGCGCAGATCGTGATCGGCGACGAGATCAACCGCGCCTCGCCGAAGACGCAGTCCGCGCTGCTGGAGTCGCTGGAGGAGCGCCAGGTCACCGTCGACGGGCACTCGTACGAGCTGCCGAGCCCGTTCATGGTGGTGGCCACGCAGAACCCCGTGGAGATGGAAGGAACGTATCCGCTGCCGGAGGCGCAGCGGGACCGCTTCATGGCGCGCGTCTCCATCGGCTACCCGAGCGCCGAGGCGGAGCTGCGGATGCTCGACACGCACGGCGCCGTGTCGCCGCTCGACGACCTCCGGCCGGTCGCGCACGCGCACGACGTCCTGCAGCTGATCGACACGGTCCGCGGCGTGCACGTGTCGGACGCGGTCCGGCGGTACGCGGTGGACCTGGTCGGCGCCACACGCGTCCACCCGGACCTGCGGCTGGGCGCCTCCCCGCGCGCGACGCTGCACCTGCTGCGCGCCGCGAAGGCGACCGCCGCGCTGGACGGCCGCGAGTACGCGCTGCCGGACGACCTGCAGGCGCTGGCCGTGCCCGTGCTCGCGCACCGGCTGCTGCCGACGGCGCAGGCCCAGCTCAACCGGCGGACGGCCGAGCAGGTCGTCCTCGACATACTCCAGCGCACGCCGGTGCCGGCGGTCGCGCAGCAGCCCGTCGGCGACGCCTTCTTCGGCGGTCAGCGCCAGCCCGGCCTGCGGCGGCTGTGA
- the rsmH gene encoding 16S rRNA (cytosine(1402)-N(4))-methyltransferase RsmH translates to MLRQCLDLLAPALERPGAVVVDCTLGLGGHSEALLTRFPGARLVALDRDTEALRLSGERLARFGDRATLVHAVYDELPDVLDELGLPRVQGVLFDLGVSSMQLDEADRGFAYAQDAPLDMRMDQTTGVSAAEVLNTYPPGELVRILRAYGEEKQAKRIVAAVVREREKEPFTRSARLVELIRDALPQAAKRTGGNPAKRTFQALRIEVNGELAVLERAVPAAVGALAVGGRVAVLSYHSLEDRLVKQVFAAGAANTAPPGLPVVPERYQPRLKLLTRGAELPSEEEVARNRRAAPARLRGAERIREDV, encoded by the coding sequence ATGCTCCGGCAGTGCCTCGACCTGCTCGCCCCCGCGCTGGAGCGGCCCGGCGCGGTCGTCGTCGACTGCACCCTCGGCCTCGGCGGCCACAGCGAGGCCCTGCTGACCCGGTTCCCCGGGGCGCGGCTCGTCGCCCTCGACCGGGACACCGAGGCCCTGCGCCTCTCCGGCGAGCGCCTCGCCCGCTTCGGTGACCGCGCCACCCTCGTCCACGCCGTCTACGACGAGCTGCCGGACGTGCTCGACGAGCTCGGCCTGCCGCGCGTCCAGGGCGTCCTGTTCGACCTGGGCGTGTCCTCCATGCAGCTCGACGAGGCGGACCGCGGCTTCGCCTACGCGCAGGACGCCCCCCTCGACATGCGCATGGACCAGACGACCGGCGTCAGCGCCGCCGAGGTCCTCAACACCTACCCGCCCGGCGAGCTGGTGCGGATCCTGCGCGCGTACGGCGAGGAGAAGCAGGCCAAACGCATCGTCGCCGCCGTCGTGCGCGAGCGCGAGAAGGAGCCGTTCACCCGCAGCGCCCGTCTGGTCGAACTCATCCGCGACGCGCTGCCCCAGGCCGCCAAGCGGACCGGCGGCAACCCGGCCAAGCGGACCTTCCAGGCCCTGCGTATCGAGGTCAACGGTGAGCTGGCGGTGCTGGAGCGGGCGGTCCCCGCCGCGGTGGGGGCCCTCGCGGTGGGCGGCCGCGTCGCCGTCCTGTCGTACCACTCGCTGGAGGACCGGCTGGTGAAGCAGGTCTTCGCCGCGGGCGCCGCCAACACGGCCCCGCCCGGCCTGCCGGTCGTCCCCGAGCGGTACCAGCCGCGGCTCAAGCTCCTGACCCGGGGCGCCGAACTTCCCAGCGAGGAGGAGGTGGCCCGCAACCGCAGGGCCGCGCCGGCCCGGCTGCGCGGCGCGGAACGGATCAGGGAGGACGTGTGA
- a CDS encoding methyltransferase — translation MSDPQRPRASLRTAVVWDVLEEALDRRVKATGKESLDVLDTGGGSGNFAVPVARLGHRVTVVDPSPNALFALERRISEAGVADRVSGVQGDIHDLFDVVPRAGFDAVLCHGVLEYVDDPAEGVRNAVAALRPGGALSLLAAGLGGAVLARALAGHFTEALRALTDPSGRWGEGDPVPRRFTAEQITAAVEAAGVEVGAVHGVRVFADLVPGVLVDTEPGAIDALNRLEAAAAELPAFHSVATQLHVLGEKRDRSDEGA, via the coding sequence GTGTCGGACCCGCAGCGCCCCCGTGCCTCCCTCCGTACCGCCGTGGTGTGGGATGTCCTGGAGGAGGCTCTCGACCGCAGGGTCAAAGCGACCGGCAAGGAGAGCCTCGACGTCCTGGACACCGGCGGCGGCAGCGGCAACTTCGCCGTGCCCGTCGCACGCCTCGGCCACCGCGTCACGGTCGTGGACCCGAGCCCCAACGCCCTCTTCGCGCTGGAGCGCCGCATCTCCGAGGCGGGCGTCGCCGACCGGGTGAGCGGCGTCCAGGGCGACATCCACGACCTGTTCGACGTCGTCCCGCGCGCCGGGTTCGACGCGGTCCTGTGCCACGGCGTGCTGGAGTACGTCGACGACCCCGCCGAAGGGGTGCGCAACGCCGTCGCGGCCCTCCGCCCCGGCGGCGCGCTGAGCCTGCTCGCGGCCGGGCTCGGCGGCGCCGTCCTGGCGCGCGCCCTCGCCGGGCACTTCACCGAGGCCCTCCGGGCGCTCACCGACCCGTCCGGCCGCTGGGGCGAGGGCGACCCGGTGCCGCGCCGTTTCACGGCCGAGCAGATCACCGCGGCCGTGGAGGCCGCCGGAGTCGAGGTCGGCGCCGTGCACGGGGTGCGGGTCTTCGCCGACCTCGTCCCGGGCGTCCTGGTCGACACCGAGCCCGGCGCCATCGACGCCCTGAACCGGCTGGAAGCGGCCGCCGCGGAACTCCCCGCGTTCCATTCGGTCGCCACCCAGCTGCACGTCCTGGGAGAAAAGCGGGACCGGTCCGACGAGGGGGCCTGA
- a CDS encoding SAV_6107 family HEPN domain-containing protein codes for MASDVHPVPRRSPAPPAALDLLAQAHAGLAEARTLADPNERYATAHLAALRTAAAVLAVRGRPETDPRRRRPIRTAWEILTETAPELAEWSALFASGADRRARAEAGIRGAATARDADDLVRDVGMFLRLVERLLGLRPPTPRPRTAPEAIGWDRS; via the coding sequence ATGGCGAGCGACGTCCACCCCGTCCCGCGCCGCTCCCCGGCCCCACCCGCCGCCCTCGACCTGCTCGCCCAGGCCCACGCCGGCCTCGCCGAGGCCCGCACCCTCGCCGACCCCAACGAGCGCTACGCCACGGCCCACCTGGCCGCCCTGCGCACCGCCGCCGCGGTCCTCGCCGTGCGCGGCCGCCCCGAGACCGACCCGCGCCGGCGCCGCCCGATCCGCACCGCCTGGGAGATCCTGACCGAGACGGCGCCCGAGCTCGCCGAGTGGAGCGCCCTGTTCGCCTCCGGTGCCGACCGCAGGGCCCGCGCCGAGGCGGGCATACGCGGCGCGGCCACCGCGCGGGACGCCGACGACCTCGTGCGCGACGTCGGGATGTTCCTGCGCCTGGTCGAGCGGCTGCTCGGGCTGCGACCGCCGACACCGCGGCCGAGGACCGCCCCCGAGGCCATAGGCTGGGACCGTTCGTAA
- a CDS encoding DUF58 domain-containing protein: protein MAAGGPAAPDGAVGGGLRGALGGLTTRGRSFLAAGLAAAACAYVLGQPDLLRVGLLLAALPLVCVTVLYRTRYRVTGSRRLSPQRVPAGAEARVRLRMDNVSRLPTGLLMLQDQVPYVLGPRPRFVLDRVEPGGKREVSYRVRSDLRGRYPLGPLQLRLSDPFGMCELTRSFSSYDLLTVVPRSEPLPPVRLAGEAPGYGDGRHSSLAQVGEDDVLPREYRYGDDLRRVHWRSTARYGELMVRREEQPQQARCTVLLDTRAGAYDSAGPDSAFEWAVSGAASAVTHLLERGYAVRLLTDSGEALPGDGSDGYAAPGHDAADSAGLMMDALAVVDHSAGTGLDGAHDVLRAGGEGLLIAFLGELDEAQAELVGRMRRRSRAAVAFVRDDGAGSRDAVRLLREAGWSASAVRPGDSLAALWRQAGRGAAAAAGGGTTGFSGGWS, encoded by the coding sequence ATGGCGGCCGGGGGGCCCGCCGCACCGGACGGCGCGGTCGGGGGCGGTCTGCGGGGCGCCCTCGGTGGGCTGACCACGCGCGGCCGGTCGTTCCTGGCGGCCGGGCTGGCGGCGGCGGCCTGCGCGTACGTGCTGGGCCAGCCGGACCTGCTGCGGGTGGGGCTGCTGCTGGCGGCGCTGCCGCTGGTGTGCGTGACCGTGCTGTACCGCACGCGGTACCGGGTGACGGGCAGCCGGCGGCTCAGCCCGCAGCGGGTGCCCGCGGGCGCCGAGGCGCGGGTGCGGCTGCGGATGGACAACGTCTCGCGGCTGCCGACCGGGCTGCTCATGCTCCAGGACCAGGTGCCGTACGTGCTGGGTCCGCGGCCGCGGTTCGTCCTGGACCGGGTGGAGCCGGGCGGCAAGCGCGAGGTCTCCTACCGGGTCCGCTCCGACCTGCGCGGCCGCTACCCCCTGGGCCCGCTCCAGCTGCGGCTGAGCGACCCGTTCGGGATGTGCGAGCTGACGCGGTCGTTCAGCTCGTACGACCTGCTGACGGTCGTGCCGCGCTCGGAGCCGCTGCCGCCCGTGCGCCTGGCCGGCGAGGCGCCGGGGTACGGCGACGGACGGCACAGCTCGCTGGCGCAGGTCGGCGAGGACGACGTGCTGCCGCGCGAGTACCGCTACGGCGACGACCTGCGCCGGGTGCACTGGCGCTCCACGGCCCGCTACGGCGAGCTGATGGTGCGGCGCGAGGAGCAGCCGCAGCAGGCCCGCTGCACGGTGCTGCTGGACACGCGGGCCGGGGCGTACGACAGCGCCGGGCCGGACTCGGCGTTCGAGTGGGCGGTGTCGGGCGCGGCGTCGGCCGTCACGCACCTGCTGGAGCGCGGCTACGCGGTGCGGCTGCTGACGGACTCCGGTGAAGCGCTGCCGGGCGACGGCTCCGACGGGTACGCCGCTCCGGGGCACGACGCGGCGGATTCGGCGGGTCTGATGATGGACGCCCTGGCCGTCGTCGACCACTCGGCCGGGACGGGCCTGGACGGCGCCCACGACGTGCTGCGGGCCGGCGGCGAGGGGCTGCTGATCGCGTTCCTCGGGGAGCTGGACGAGGCGCAGGCCGAGCTGGTCGGCCGGATGAGACGGCGCAGCCGGGCGGCCGTCGCCTTCGTCCGGGACGACGGCGCGGGGTCGCGGGACGCGGTACGGCTGCTGCGGGAGGCCGGCTGGTCGGCGTCGGCCGTACGGCCGGGCGACTCGCTCGCCGCGCTGTGGCGGCAGGCCGGGCGGGGCGCCGCGGCGGCCGCCGGCGGTGGGACGACGGGCTTCTCGGGGGGTTGGTCATGA
- a CDS encoding transglutaminase TgpA family protein: protein MSGGVRLTVCALIATVTAACALLPLVGEVGWFVQAALMLAVVGGVGAVARRVPVARPLTVAAQFAAGLVLLTVVFAREQALAGVLPSPAVFQRFHALLEAGVQDVGQYATPAPATDGIRLMLVGGVLVIGLAVDALAVTFRSAAPAGLPLLALYSVAAGLSGGGGASWLWFLLAASGYLVLLLAEGRDRLAQWGRVFGGPKARPGGPAAFGTADGSAPAPLRTGRRIGVLTLGIALAVPAVLPSLGGGLLHPDGAGEGADGGTISAVNPLVSLQNDLNQPKDREVLRYRTNAPDGSGLYLRLVSLDRFDGTSWKTSVRAVEDVPPRLPQPTGLSDRTGTTEIRTNISAAGGYEQKWLPMPYPATTVDVEGRWRYEPVGRMLVGDDGQTTSGVRYSVSSLVLRPTAAQLAAAPPAPGTLLREYTQVPDSLPRDVKATALEVTAGARTDYERAVRLQDWFATEGGFQYDTTVTSGTGVGAISRFLKDRKGFCVHYSFTMAAMARTLNVPARVAVGFMPGTPSADGTVSVGIRDAHAWPELYFEGVGWTRFEPTPSRGSVPEYAMSEDPVGDRPGPQETAQRPSAAPSAVPSPLDSCAPGVTGAEGCPGPVPQGAQPSSGSGFPLGPVLLAVGAAAAVVLLPLTPLLWRRRVRARRLGLGGRAGADPAVRTLAVWQEVVDTAWDHGVPPDDSLTARGTAARLVREGGLEGEAAQAVHRIAGAVEQVLYAPAPRAADGLVEDAGRIHAGLQAAGTRGGRLRATLAPRSAARVAWALSARRTAIARRCSTHRERLATRVAASLRRPSRQRG from the coding sequence ATGAGCGGTGGCGTGCGTCTCACCGTGTGTGCCCTGATCGCGACGGTGACGGCGGCGTGCGCGCTGCTGCCGCTGGTGGGCGAGGTCGGCTGGTTCGTCCAGGCGGCGCTGATGCTGGCGGTGGTCGGCGGTGTGGGCGCGGTGGCCCGGCGGGTGCCGGTGGCGCGTCCGCTGACGGTGGCCGCGCAGTTCGCGGCGGGCCTGGTGCTGCTGACGGTGGTGTTCGCCCGGGAGCAGGCGCTGGCGGGGGTGCTGCCGTCGCCGGCCGTGTTCCAGCGTTTCCATGCGCTGCTGGAGGCGGGCGTCCAGGACGTCGGCCAGTACGCGACCCCGGCCCCGGCGACGGACGGCATCCGGCTGATGCTGGTCGGCGGTGTCCTGGTGATCGGCCTGGCGGTGGACGCGTTGGCGGTGACCTTCCGCAGCGCGGCCCCGGCGGGGCTGCCCCTCCTCGCGCTGTACTCGGTCGCGGCCGGCCTGTCGGGCGGCGGCGGGGCGAGCTGGCTGTGGTTCCTGCTGGCGGCCTCCGGGTACCTGGTGCTGCTGCTCGCCGAGGGCCGGGACCGGCTCGCCCAGTGGGGCCGGGTGTTCGGCGGTCCCAAGGCCCGGCCGGGCGGCCCGGCGGCTTTCGGGACGGCGGACGGTTCCGCGCCGGCCCCGCTGCGCACGGGGCGGCGCATCGGCGTGCTGACCCTCGGCATCGCGCTGGCCGTCCCGGCGGTGCTGCCCTCGCTGGGCGGCGGGCTGCTCCACCCGGACGGCGCCGGCGAGGGGGCGGACGGCGGGACGATCTCCGCGGTCAATCCCCTGGTGTCGCTGCAGAACGACCTGAACCAACCGAAGGACCGCGAGGTCCTGCGGTACCGCACCAACGCCCCGGACGGCTCGGGGCTGTACCTGCGGCTGGTCTCGCTCGACCGGTTCGACGGCACGTCGTGGAAGACGTCCGTGCGCGCCGTGGAGGACGTGCCGCCGCGACTGCCGCAGCCGACCGGTCTGAGCGACCGGACGGGCACGACGGAGATCCGCACGAACATCTCGGCGGCGGGCGGCTACGAGCAGAAGTGGCTCCCGATGCCGTACCCCGCGACCACCGTGGACGTCGAGGGACGCTGGCGGTACGAGCCGGTCGGCCGGATGCTCGTCGGCGACGACGGGCAGACGACGAGCGGCGTGCGGTACTCGGTGAGCAGCCTCGTCCTGCGGCCGACCGCCGCGCAGCTGGCGGCGGCTCCGCCCGCGCCGGGCACGCTGCTGCGCGAGTACACGCAGGTCCCGGACTCACTGCCGCGGGACGTCAAGGCCACGGCCCTGGAGGTCACCGCGGGTGCGCGGACCGACTACGAGCGTGCCGTGCGGCTCCAGGACTGGTTCGCGACCGAGGGCGGCTTCCAGTACGACACGACGGTCACGTCGGGCACGGGCGTCGGCGCGATATCCCGGTTCCTGAAGGACAGGAAGGGCTTCTGCGTCCACTACTCGTTCACGATGGCGGCGATGGCCCGCACGCTGAACGTGCCCGCGCGGGTGGCGGTCGGCTTCATGCCGGGGACACCGTCCGCCGACGGCACGGTGTCGGTGGGCATCAGGGACGCGCACGCCTGGCCGGAGCTGTACTTCGAGGGGGTGGGCTGGACCCGGTTCGAGCCCACGCCGTCGCGCGGCTCCGTCCCGGAGTACGCGATGTCGGAGGACCCCGTGGGCGACCGGCCGGGCCCGCAGGAGACGGCACAGCGCCCGTCGGCGGCCCCGTCGGCGGTGCCGTCGCCGCTGGACAGCTGCGCGCCGGGCGTGACGGGCGCCGAGGGGTGCCCCGGGCCGGTGCCGCAGGGCGCGCAGCCCTCGTCCGGCTCGGGTTTCCCGCTGGGGCCGGTGCTGCTGGCGGTGGGGGCGGCCGCGGCGGTCGTCCTGCTGCCGCTGACGCCGCTGCTGTGGCGGCGGCGGGTGCGGGCCCGGCGGCTCGGCCTCGGCGGCCGGGCGGGCGCCGACCCGGCGGTCCGGACGCTCGCCGTGTGGCAGGAGGTCGTGGACACCGCCTGGGACCACGGCGTCCCTCCGGACGACTCGCTCACCGCGCGCGGTACGGCCGCGCGGCTGGTGCGCGAGGGCGGGCTGGAGGGCGAGGCGGCCCAGGCGGTCCACCGGATCGCGGGCGCGGTCGAGCAGGTGCTGTACGCCCCGGCGCCGCGCGCCGCGGACGGCCTGGTGGAGGACGCCGGGCGGATCCACGCGGGCCTGCAGGCGGCCGGTACGCGCGGCGGCCGGCTGCGGGCGACGCTCGCGCCGCGGTCGGCGGCCCGGGTGGCCTGGGCGCTGTCGGCGCGCCGCACGGCGATCGCCCGGCGCTGCTCGACCCACCGCGAACGGCTCGCGACCCGCGTGGCCGCCTCGCTCCGCCGCCCGTCCCGCCAGCGCGGCTAG
- a CDS encoding peptidoglycan D,D-transpeptidase FtsI family protein codes for MPSQEPPRRRVPRPSGARRPTGRGDGRPQRSGARPAARRPGPAAPRPGGPARPLRLGNPRPRLRLVSLGLTLVMLAFVVRLLQVQAVDASAYAAKAEKNRYLSHKLAAERGEITDRSGVPLATSVDAYDITADPKMFTPQESKVPDAPEQAAALLAPILGKDPAELVRTLKSPPSPRYAVLARKQTPQVWNQIKDLRTLFAKKAREDKARGGPGVSVLAGVLSERSSKRVYPNGTLGAGILGYVNADGRGAGGLESMLDEELAGRDGKITYAHSGGRRVPTAGARETPAVPGSDIELTIDRDIQWAAQKAISEQVAASRADRGYVVVQNTRTGEVLAMANAPGFDPNDLSQADSTAMGNAALQDAYEPGSTAKVMSMAAVLEEGVATPGTHVVVPNRLHRGDRLFKDDIDHPTWYLTLNGVLAKSSNIGTILATGQLGPDQAAANRVLHSYLRKFGMGSPTGLGYPGETSGILAAPKDWNTSQQYTIPFGQGLSLNAMQAASVYSTIANGGVRVAPTLVRGTRGPDGRFTPAPAPGTTRVVSEKTAKTLAAMLESVVDDQEGTGTKAAIPGYRVAGKTGTANRVDPQLGRYKGYTASFAGFAPADAPQLTVYCAIQNPTQGSYFGGQICGPVHKKVMEFALKTLHVAPTGKQPPRMPVTFTPGA; via the coding sequence GTGCCCTCCCAGGAACCTCCGCGCCGCCGCGTCCCCCGCCCCTCGGGCGCCCGGCGCCCCACCGGGCGCGGCGACGGCCGCCCCCAGCGCTCCGGCGCCCGCCCCGCCGCGCGCCGGCCCGGCCCGGCGGCCCCCCGGCCCGGCGGACCGGCGCGACCGCTCCGGCTCGGCAACCCGCGCCCCCGTCTGCGCCTGGTCAGCCTCGGCCTCACCCTCGTCATGCTGGCCTTCGTCGTACGGCTCCTCCAGGTCCAGGCCGTCGACGCCTCCGCCTACGCCGCCAAGGCCGAGAAGAACCGCTACCTCAGCCACAAGCTGGCCGCCGAGCGCGGCGAGATCACCGACCGCTCCGGCGTGCCCCTCGCCACCAGCGTCGACGCGTACGACATCACCGCCGACCCCAAGATGTTCACCCCGCAGGAGAGCAAGGTCCCCGACGCGCCCGAACAGGCCGCCGCCCTCCTCGCGCCCATCCTTGGCAAGGACCCCGCCGAGCTCGTCCGCACCCTGAAGTCCCCGCCCTCGCCCCGCTACGCCGTCCTGGCCCGCAAGCAGACGCCGCAGGTGTGGAACCAGATCAAGGACCTGCGGACCCTCTTCGCCAAGAAGGCCCGCGAGGACAAGGCGCGCGGCGGCCCGGGCGTCAGCGTCCTGGCCGGGGTCCTCAGCGAGCGCAGCAGCAAGCGGGTCTACCCCAACGGCACGCTCGGCGCGGGGATACTGGGCTACGTCAACGCCGACGGCCGCGGCGCGGGCGGCCTGGAGTCCATGCTCGACGAGGAACTCGCCGGCCGGGACGGCAAGATCACCTACGCCCACTCCGGCGGCCGCCGCGTCCCCACCGCCGGCGCCCGCGAGACGCCCGCCGTGCCCGGCTCGGACATCGAACTGACCATCGACCGCGACATCCAGTGGGCCGCCCAGAAGGCCATCTCCGAACAGGTCGCCGCCTCCCGCGCCGACCGCGGCTACGTCGTCGTCCAGAACACCAGGACGGGCGAGGTCCTCGCGATGGCCAACGCCCCCGGCTTCGACCCCAACGACCTGTCCCAGGCCGACTCCACCGCCATGGGCAACGCCGCCCTCCAGGACGCCTACGAGCCCGGCTCCACCGCCAAGGTGATGTCGATGGCCGCCGTCCTGGAGGAGGGCGTCGCCACGCCCGGCACCCACGTCGTCGTGCCCAACCGGCTCCACCGCGGCGACCGGCTGTTCAAGGACGACATCGACCACCCCACCTGGTACCTGACGCTGAACGGCGTCCTCGCCAAGTCGTCCAACATCGGCACCATCCTCGCCACCGGACAGCTCGGCCCCGACCAGGCGGCGGCCAACCGCGTCCTCCACTCGTACCTGCGCAAGTTCGGCATGGGCAGCCCCACCGGCCTCGGTTACCCCGGTGAGACCTCCGGGATCCTCGCCGCGCCGAAGGACTGGAACACCTCGCAGCAGTACACGATCCCCTTCGGCCAGGGCCTCTCCCTGAACGCGATGCAGGCCGCGTCCGTGTACTCCACCATCGCCAACGGCGGCGTACGCGTCGCTCCGACCCTCGTCCGCGGCACCAGGGGCCCCGACGGCCGCTTCACCCCCGCCCCGGCGCCCGGCACCACGCGTGTCGTCAGCGAGAAGACGGCCAAGACCCTCGCCGCCATGCTGGAATCGGTCGTCGACGACCAGGAAGGCACCGGAACCAAGGCCGCCATCCCCGGCTACCGCGTCGCCGGCAAGACCGGCACCGCCAACCGCGTCGACCCGCAACTGGGCCGGTACAAGGGCTACACGGCCTCCTTCGCGGGCTTCGCCCCGGCCGACGCCCCGCAGCTCACCGTCTACTGCGCCATCCAGAACCCCACCCAGGGCAGCTACTTCGGAGGCCAGATCTGCGGCCCCGTCCACAAGAAGGTCATGGAGTTCGCCCTGAAGACCCTGCACGTCGCACCGACCGGGAAGCAGCCCCCGCGCATGCCGGTCACCTTCACACCCGGCGCCTGA
- a CDS encoding beta-class carbonic anhydrase, whose amino-acid sequence MSTSAHLSTDSGSVPAGEGVTDRLVESNRRYAEQFTDPGMDARPVLKVAVVACMDARLDLHAALGLHLGDCHTIRNAGGVVTDDVIRSLTISQRALGTRSVVLVHHTGCGLEKITEGFRDELEQEVGQRPTWAVEAFRDVDQDVRQSMQRVRTSPFLQHTGDVRGFVFDVTTGLLREIDPA is encoded by the coding sequence ATGTCGACTTCCGCGCACCTCTCGACCGACTCCGGCTCCGTCCCCGCGGGTGAAGGAGTCACGGACCGCCTCGTCGAATCGAACCGGCGGTACGCCGAGCAGTTCACCGACCCGGGCATGGACGCGCGCCCCGTGCTGAAGGTGGCCGTGGTGGCCTGCATGGACGCCCGCCTCGACCTGCACGCCGCGCTCGGCCTCCACCTGGGCGACTGCCACACCATCCGCAACGCGGGCGGTGTCGTCACCGACGACGTCATCCGCTCGCTCACGATCAGCCAGCGGGCACTGGGCACCAGGAGCGTCGTGCTCGTGCACCACACCGGGTGCGGCCTGGAGAAGATCACCGAGGGCTTCCGCGACGAGCTGGAGCAGGAGGTCGGGCAGCGTCCGACCTGGGCGGTGGAGGCCTTCCGCGACGTCGACCAGGACGTGCGGCAGTCGATGCAGCGGGTGCGCACCTCGCCGTTCCTCCAGCACACCGGCGACGTGCGGGGTTTCGTCTTCGACGTGACGACCGGCCTGCTGCGGGAGATCGACCCGGCCTGA
- a CDS encoding DUF3040 domain-containing protein: MPLSEHEQRMLEQMERALYAEDPKFATALEGSGLRTYTRRRVYQAVAGFLVGIALLMAGMVAQQIWISVVGFLVMLGCAVLAVTGWRKAPKPGEQPTAGAAVHGRGNRQRRSMMDRIEQRWQQRRDEQGH; the protein is encoded by the coding sequence GTGCCGCTCTCGGAGCACGAGCAGCGAATGCTCGAGCAGATGGAGCGAGCGCTGTACGCCGAAGATCCCAAGTTCGCGACAGCGCTCGAGGGAAGCGGGCTGCGTACGTACACCCGACGACGGGTCTACCAGGCGGTCGCAGGATTCCTGGTGGGTATCGCGCTCCTCATGGCCGGAATGGTCGCCCAGCAGATCTGGATCAGCGTGGTGGGGTTCCTCGTCATGCTCGGCTGCGCGGTCCTGGCGGTCACTGGTTGGCGCAAGGCACCCAAGCCGGGTGAGCAGCCCACCGCCGGAGCCGCGGTCCACGGCCGCGGGAACCGGCAGCGCCGCTCGATGATGGACCGGATCGAGCAGCGCTGGCAGCAACGGCGCGACGAACAGGGACACTGA
- a CDS encoding FtsB family cell division protein — protein sequence MPSGPNTAARTPFVLLVVVLLGGGLIGLLLLNTSLSQGSFRLSELRRQTTELTDEEQALQRDVDERSAPDALERRARELGMVPGGGPVFLEPDGTVRGVPSPAPTPGPDTGPSPAGAAAPVPVLAPPDAAAPDAAPDAGAPAPTAEPAPDTATSAPPAPTDPATATPAPTPTPATTTPPPPAAPAPTPPGR from the coding sequence ATGCCGTCCGGGCCGAACACCGCCGCCCGCACCCCCTTCGTCCTGCTCGTCGTCGTGCTCCTCGGCGGTGGGCTGATCGGGCTCCTGCTCCTCAACACCTCCCTCAGCCAGGGCTCCTTCCGCCTCTCCGAGCTGCGGCGTCAGACCACCGAACTCACCGACGAGGAGCAGGCGCTCCAGCGGGACGTCGACGAGCGCTCCGCGCCCGACGCGCTGGAGCGCCGGGCCCGCGAGCTCGGCATGGTGCCCGGCGGCGGTCCCGTCTTCCTGGAGCCGGACGGCACGGTGCGCGGCGTGCCGAGCCCGGCCCCCACCCCCGGGCCGGACACGGGCCCGTCCCCGGCGGGCGCCGCCGCCCCGGTCCCCGTGCTCGCGCCCCCCGACGCCGCCGCACCCGATGCCGCCCCGGACGCCGGCGCCCCGGCCCCGACGGCGGAGCCGGCCCCCGACACGGCGACGTCCGCGCCCCCCGCGCCGACAGACCCCGCGACGGCCACCCCGGCGCCGACGCCGACCCCCGCGACGACCACCCCGCCGCCCCCCGCGGCCCCGGCCCCGACGCCCCCCGGCAGGTGA